CTTCCGCGATGCCGCCTGCCGCCTCCTGGATTTTGTAAGTCAGGGAGACGCCAAATTCCGCGCCGCTGCCCAAAAAGTCAGTGTACTGTCCTGCGGACTGTTTGCTGATGACCAGGAGAATATCGGTGATCCCCCCTTGGCGCAACCGCTCAATCCCGTAGCACACCATAGGGTACTTGCCGACCGGAAGCAAATGTTTGTTCATCAGCCGGGTGAGCGGGTATAGCCTTGTTCCTGTTCCGCCTGCCAGTATGACTCCTTTCACTTACGTTCCTCCTCTTTCTCTACGTCTTTAGCCTTCGGCCAGCGGCCTCAGATGAACTGCGACGGATCCACTTGCCATTTCTCCATAAAAATCCTGCGGTTGCGCTCCACCAGCTCCTGCAATGAGGCGGAATAGACCTCCTTGAAGCTGGCGCTGCCTTCATGATGAACCAGGCAATCTCCGGCAATCAGCAGCCGGTATCCCTGCAGCCGGGCGCGGTAGCAGTAATCGTCATCCTCATAATGACCTGGCGAGAAACGTTCATCGAGCAGGCCGATCGCGTCCATAAGCTGTCTTTTGAATAAAAAGCACAGACCTACAAGCCTTCGGGTCTCCAGCCACTTCGCCGCATCGGGAATATTGGCCCGGAGCGCCTCGGCATGGAAGCCTGCAATATCGGTATAGCCAGTCTGCACCTGCTGACGTCCGCTGGCGTAATTCGTCACCGGACCGACAATTCCTATATCGGGGGCACTGTACAAGGCGCTCTTCAGATTATCCAGCCAGCCTGGCGACACAATGACATCATTGTTCAGCAGCAGCAGCTCCTCCCCCGCAGCCAGCTGTAGCCCGATATTGCAGGCCAGCG
This genomic interval from Paenibacillus sp. FSL H8-0332 contains the following:
- a CDS encoding glycosyltransferase family 2 protein, translating into MTLTSIIIPTYNRLGLLRSCVESIRAHTRSAFEIIVVDNASDDGTEAYCRASKLTFISLPENRGFPLACNIGLQLAAGEELLLLNNDVIVSPGWLDNLKSALYSAPDIGIVGPVTNYASGRQQVQTGYTDIAGFHAEALRANIPDAAKWLETRRLVGLCFLFKRQLMDAIGLLDERFSPGHYEDDDYCYRARLQGYRLLIAGDCLVHHEGSASFKEVYSASLQELVERNRRIFMEKWQVDPSQFI